One region of Blattabacterium cuenoti genomic DNA includes:
- the miaA gene encoding tRNA (adenosine(37)-N6)-dimethylallyltransferase MiaA produces the protein MGKTSLSLFLAEKFNTEILSCDSRQFYKELKIGTSMPTMKDLSRIPHHFIGHLSIHQVYNAKLFEIDSLKKISKLFTKYSILIMVGGSGLYEKAVTEGLSEFPEINSDIRNHLIYHFKKKGISFLQKEFLKFKKSGESIDISNPIRLIRYLEIVQSTGKNPSFFYKKKKRNFVILKIGLIMPRYDLYSRINNRVDNMIKIGLLDEAKLYYHYRDLNSLQTIGYKEIFEFFYDKKNDLNESIEKIKKNTRKYAKRQLTWYKKDTSIIWFDPKEKDKIFNFILKIVGNTGFEPVTPCL, from the coding sequence GTGGGGAAAACTTCTCTTTCCTTATTTCTAGCTGAAAAATTCAATACTGAAATTTTATCTTGCGATTCTAGACAATTTTACAAAGAATTAAAAATAGGGACTTCTATGCCCACTATGAAAGATTTATCTCGTATTCCTCATCATTTTATAGGACATTTAAGTATTCATCAAGTATACAATGCTAAATTGTTTGAAATAGATTCCTTAAAAAAAATTTCAAAATTATTCACTAAATATTCCATATTGATTATGGTAGGAGGATCTGGTTTATATGAAAAAGCAGTAACAGAAGGATTATCTGAATTTCCTGAAATCAATTCCGATATTAGAAATCATTTGATTTATCATTTTAAAAAAAAAGGAATTTCCTTTTTACAAAAAGAATTCTTAAAATTCAAAAAATCAGGAGAATCAATAGATATTTCCAATCCTATACGTTTAATTCGGTATTTAGAAATAGTTCAGTCTACAGGAAAAAATCCTTCTTTTTTTTACAAAAAAAAAAAAAGAAATTTTGTAATCTTGAAAATAGGATTAATAATGCCTAGATATGATCTCTATTCTAGAATAAATAATAGAGTAGATAATATGATAAAAATAGGTTTATTAGATGAAGCCAAGCTTTATTATCATTACAGAGATTTAAATAGTTTACAAACTATAGGATATAAAGAAATATTTGAATTTTTTTATGATAAAAAAAATGATTTGAATGAAAGTATAGAAAAAATAAAAAAAAATACTAGAAAATACGCAAAAAGACAATTGACTTGGTACAAAAAAGACACATCAATTATATGGTTTGATCCGAAAGAAAAAGATAAAATTTTTAATTTCATTTTAAAAATAGTGGGCAATACTGGATTTGAACCAGTGACCCCCTGCTTGTAA
- the glnS gene encoding glutamine--tRNA ligase yields the protein MEKIIEEDIKNGFPIKKIRFRFPPEPNGYLHIGHVKAICLNFELSKKYKSPINLRFDDTNPIGESKKFIDSIKKDILFLGFHWDNENYASDYFHKLYEWAIKLITENKAYVDDQPQNIIQFQRKNPFEIGINSNYRNRSTDENLFLFEKMKNGFFEEGSCVLRAKINMSSSNMNMRDPIMYRILKKKHHRTGYQWCIYPTYDWTHGLCDYIEQISHSLCSLEFENRRPLYNWYINQIYNKNKEDKIKPKQIEFSRLNLSHTITSKRKIQYLIEKKVIQSWDDPRIFTISGLRRKGYTSVSLKNFIHQIGITKRNNIIDISFLEFCIRDHLNKIAPRAMVVLHPIKLIIDNYLNNITEWVEAENNPEDFNLGNRKIPFSKFLYIEKDDFLEKEEKNFFRLSIGKEVRLKNAYIIKANSVIKNSEGKIKEIHCTYDPKSKSGKKNKTEEKGRVKSTLHWVSVKHSFPIEINLYNSLFLKRNPNIDDFQTFINPKSIDKIIACAEPSLKKAKKGDHFQFQRIGYFYVDRKITNDKNQIIFNKTVSIRNQWKKMKN from the coding sequence ATTGAAAAAATTATAGAGGAAGATATAAAAAATGGATTTCCTATTAAAAAAATTAGATTTCGTTTTCCTCCTGAACCTAATGGGTATCTTCATATTGGTCATGTGAAAGCTATATGTTTGAACTTTGAGTTAAGTAAAAAATATAAATCGCCAATAAACTTAAGATTTGATGATACCAATCCTATAGGAGAGAGTAAAAAATTTATAGATTCTATAAAAAAAGATATTCTTTTTTTAGGGTTTCACTGGGATAATGAAAATTATGCTTCAGATTATTTTCATAAACTTTATGAATGGGCTATAAAATTAATTACAGAAAACAAAGCTTATGTCGATGATCAACCTCAAAATATCATCCAATTTCAAAGAAAAAATCCTTTTGAAATTGGAATCAATAGTAATTATAGAAACAGATCTACAGATGAAAATCTGTTTTTATTCGAAAAAATGAAAAACGGGTTTTTCGAAGAAGGATCTTGTGTTTTGAGAGCTAAAATTAATATGAGTTCATCAAATATGAACATGCGAGATCCAATTATGTATAGAATTTTAAAAAAAAAACATCATAGAACTGGATATCAATGGTGTATTTATCCTACTTATGATTGGACGCATGGTTTATGTGATTATATAGAACAAATATCTCATTCTTTATGTTCTTTAGAATTTGAAAATAGACGTCCATTATATAATTGGTATATAAATCAAATTTATAATAAAAATAAAGAAGATAAAATAAAACCTAAACAAATAGAGTTTTCAAGATTAAACTTGAGTCATACTATAACTAGTAAAAGAAAAATTCAATATTTAATTGAAAAAAAAGTTATTCAATCTTGGGATGACCCACGAATTTTTACAATATCTGGATTACGTCGTAAAGGATATACTTCTGTTTCTTTAAAAAATTTTATTCATCAAATAGGAATTACAAAAAGGAATAATATCATAGATATATCTTTTTTAGAATTTTGTATTAGAGATCATTTAAACAAAATAGCTCCTAGAGCTATGGTCGTATTACATCCCATTAAATTAATTATTGATAATTATTTAAATAATATCACTGAGTGGGTAGAAGCAGAAAATAATCCAGAAGATTTTAATTTAGGAAATAGAAAAATTCCATTTTCTAAGTTTCTCTATATTGAAAAAGATGATTTTTTGGAAAAAGAAGAAAAAAATTTTTTTCGTCTTAGTATCGGAAAAGAAGTAAGACTTAAAAATGCTTATATTATAAAAGCAAATTCTGTAATAAAAAATTCTGAAGGAAAAATAAAGGAAATACATTGTACCTATGATCCTAAAAGTAAATCTGGAAAAAAAAATAAAACTGAAGAAAAAGGAAGAGTGAAAAGTACTTTACATTGGGTATCTGTAAAACATTCTTTTCCCATAGAAATTAATTTATATAATTCTCTTTTTTTAAAGAGAAATCCAAACATAGATGATTTTCAGACATTTATTAATCCTAAATCTATAGATAAAATTATAGCTTGTGCAGAACCTTCCTTAAAAAAGGCAAAGAAAGGTGATCATTTTCAATTTCAAAGAATTGGCTATTTTTATGTGGATAGAAAAATTACAAATGATAAAAATCAAATCATTTTCAATAAAACAGTGTCTATAAGAAACCAATGGAAAAAAATGAAAAATTAA
- a CDS encoding bifunctional folylpolyglutamate synthase/dihydrofolate synthase has protein sequence MNYTETVQWIFERLPIYQKTGLKSYKPGLERIKNFCSYLGDPQNFFKSIHVGGTNGKGSTVHMLSSILQEEKYKIGLFTSPHLIDFRERITCNGILIEKNFIIDFINENKKFIEKERISFFEMNTALAFKYFKEKKINIAIIEVGMGGRLDSTNLITPEISVITNISIDHTETLGNNQLKIALEKAGIIKKNVSVIIGSKILRDVQSIFIQEALKKNSPIYFSIKSKKDSQYKMPFEADYQNLNRSVVLKIINVLHYRKNIIVSNQSIKKGLKNVIKNTSFKGRWHILQQKNPKIICDIAHNEEGAYVINRQLKKESYEKLHLVLGFVREKKVDQLLKYFPVESFYYFCQPNIDRKYSIHDLTKLVNKIFKNHEKINFFLSVKKAFLHAKNQANQNDLILITGSTFVVSEILLYYKNFFSYI, from the coding sequence TTGAATTATACAGAAACAGTTCAATGGATTTTTGAACGTCTTCCAATTTATCAAAAAACAGGATTGAAATCATATAAACCAGGTTTAGAGAGAATAAAAAATTTTTGTTCTTATTTAGGAGATCCTCAAAATTTTTTTAAAAGTATACATGTGGGAGGGACAAATGGAAAAGGATCTACAGTACATATGTTATCTTCTATTTTACAAGAAGAAAAATATAAAATAGGACTGTTTACTTCTCCTCATTTAATAGATTTTAGAGAAAGAATAACCTGTAATGGTATTTTAATAGAAAAAAATTTTATCATAGATTTTATAAATGAAAATAAAAAATTTATAGAAAAAGAAAGAATCTCATTTTTTGAGATGAATACGGCATTAGCTTTTAAATATTTTAAAGAAAAAAAGATAAATATAGCAATTATTGAAGTAGGCATGGGAGGAAGATTGGATTCTACTAATTTGATTACCCCAGAAATATCTGTAATTACAAATATTAGTATAGATCATACAGAAACTCTTGGAAATAATCAATTAAAAATAGCTTTGGAAAAAGCAGGAATTATAAAAAAAAACGTATCAGTCATAATAGGAAGCAAAATATTGAGAGATGTTCAATCTATTTTTATTCAAGAAGCTTTAAAAAAAAATTCTCCAATTTATTTTTCTATAAAATCTAAAAAAGATTCTCAATATAAGATGCCTTTTGAAGCAGATTATCAAAATTTAAATCGAAGTGTAGTATTAAAAATTATAAATGTTTTACATTATAGAAAAAATATCATAGTATCTAATCAATCGATAAAAAAAGGATTAAAAAATGTGATAAAAAATACTTCCTTTAAAGGAAGATGGCATATTTTACAACAAAAAAATCCAAAAATTATTTGTGATATAGCCCATAATGAAGAAGGTGCATATGTAATTAATAGACAATTAAAAAAAGAATCATATGAAAAATTACATTTAGTTTTGGGTTTTGTTAGAGAAAAAAAAGTAGATCAATTATTAAAATATTTTCCTGTTGAATCTTTTTATTATTTTTGTCAACCTAACATAGATAGAAAATATTCTATTCATGATTTAACAAAATTAGTTAATAAAATATTTAAAAATCATGAGAAAATAAATTTTTTTCTTTCTGTGAAAAAAGCTTTTTTGCATGCTAAAAATCAAGCAAATCAAAATGATTTGATTTTAATAACTGGAAGTACGTTTGTTGTATCTGAAATTTTGTTATATTATAAAAATTTTTTTTCTTACATTTGA
- the rpoC gene encoding DNA-directed RNA polymerase subunit beta' — protein sequence MNRKKSNNFNKVTIRLSSPEIILKESHGEVLKPETINYRTHKPERDGLFCERIFGPVKDYECACGKYKRIRYKSIVCDRCGVEVTEKKVRRERMGHINLVVPVVHIWCFRSSPNKIGYLLGLSSKKLEMIIYYERYVVIQGGTGIRSDGSSFQKGDFLTEEEYLQTLNKLSKENQQLEDSDPNKFIAKMGAECIEDLLNRVDLDLLSMELRNQAHNETSKQRRIEALKRLQVVESFKEGKKNGGSPSWMIIHVLSVIPPELRPLVPLDGGRYAASDMTDLYRRVLIRNNRLKRLIEIKAPEVILRNEKRMLQEAVDSLFDNSRKVSAVKSEGNRPLKSLSDTLKGKQGRFRQNLLGKRVDYSARSVIVVGPHLKLHECGLPKDMAAELYKPFIIRKLIERGIVKTVKSSKRIIDKRDPMIWDILENVLKGHPILLNRAPTLHRLGIQAFQPKLIEGKAIQLHPLVCAAFNADFDGDQMAVHLPLSHGAILEAQILMLASQNILNPANGSPITVPSQDMVLGLYYMTKPLLSNLTKKVKGEGIIFYSPEEVEIAYNQGVVDLHALIKVKVNLREKEKFVSKIIETTVGRVLFNQVVPKKVGFINESLTKKSLREIIGKILHITDVPTTANFLDNIKELGFYNAFKGGLSFGLGDIIIPDNKKKMVNYAIKQVDNVKMNYNMGLITNNERYNQVIDIWTNTNAMLTEKVMKYMREDRQGFNPVYMMLDSGARGSKEQIRQLSGMRGLMAKPQKAGSSGGEIIENPILSNFREGLSILEYFISTHGARKGLADTALKTADAGYLTRRLVDAAQDVIIKMEDCKTLRGLEISALKKNEEIVETLFDRILGRISLNDIFYKENQLIVSSGEMIDEKIAEIIDKSEIETVEVRSPLTCEARMGICSKCYGRNLSTGEIVQKGEAVGVIAAQSIGEPGTQLTLRTFHVGGTAGNITESSQIKAKYDGIVEFEDLKLVKTKQDSDQIGIVVSRSTEMKLFNLKKSSVLMVNNIPYGAYLYVKHGDQLKSGDLICKWDLYNAVIVAEFAGVISYQHLEQGVTFQVEIDEQTGFQEKVITEVRNKNLIPTLKILDEKNEELKVYNLPVGAHLMVEDEEKIDIGKILVKVPRRTAKSGDITGGLPRLSELFEARNPSNPAVVSEMDGIVSHGKIKRGNREIIVESKTGEVRKYLVKLSNQILVQENDYVKAGMPLSDGAVTPNDILNIRGPRAVQEYLIKEIQEVYRLQGVKINDKHFEVIVLQMMRKVEVIDVGDTKFLEGSIEYKDDFIEENDKISQMRVVENYGDSEIFKNGDIISYRDLRNENAVLKYKNKKLIKTRNAIPATARPILQGITRAALQTKSFISAASFQETTKVLSEAAISSKVDYLHGLKENVIVGHKIPAGTGLREYENIYPEILE from the coding sequence ATGAATAGAAAAAAAAGCAATAACTTCAATAAAGTAACTATTCGATTATCTTCTCCAGAAATTATATTAAAGGAATCTCATGGAGAAGTTTTAAAGCCAGAGACAATCAATTATCGGACTCATAAACCAGAAAGAGACGGCCTTTTTTGTGAACGAATTTTTGGTCCAGTGAAAGATTATGAATGTGCTTGTGGAAAATATAAAAGAATTCGTTATAAAAGTATTGTTTGTGATAGATGTGGAGTTGAAGTTACTGAAAAAAAAGTAAGAAGAGAACGTATGGGACATATAAATCTTGTAGTCCCTGTTGTTCATATTTGGTGTTTTCGATCTTCTCCTAATAAAATAGGATATTTATTAGGTTTATCTTCTAAAAAACTTGAAATGATTATTTATTATGAACGATATGTTGTTATTCAAGGAGGAACAGGGATCCGTTCAGATGGATCCTCTTTCCAAAAAGGAGATTTTCTTACTGAAGAAGAATATTTACAAACCTTAAACAAACTTTCAAAGGAAAATCAACAATTAGAAGATTCTGATCCAAATAAGTTTATTGCTAAAATGGGAGCAGAATGTATAGAAGATCTTTTAAATCGAGTAGATTTGGATCTTTTATCTATGGAACTGAGAAATCAGGCTCATAACGAAACTTCTAAACAAAGACGTATTGAAGCGTTGAAACGTTTGCAAGTTGTTGAATCTTTTAAAGAAGGGAAAAAAAATGGAGGAAGTCCATCTTGGATGATTATTCATGTATTGTCCGTTATTCCTCCTGAATTACGACCTTTAGTTCCTTTGGATGGAGGACGTTATGCGGCTTCTGATATGACGGATTTGTATCGTCGTGTGCTTATAAGAAATAATCGTTTAAAAAGACTTATAGAAATTAAAGCGCCTGAAGTCATTTTACGAAATGAAAAAAGAATGCTACAAGAAGCAGTAGATTCTCTTTTTGATAATTCAAGAAAAGTTTCTGCCGTGAAATCAGAAGGTAATCGTCCTTTAAAATCCTTATCCGACACATTAAAAGGAAAACAAGGTCGTTTTAGACAAAATCTTCTTGGAAAAAGAGTAGATTATTCAGCACGATCTGTTATTGTGGTAGGCCCGCACTTAAAATTGCATGAATGTGGATTGCCTAAAGATATGGCTGCAGAACTTTATAAACCTTTTATTATACGAAAGTTGATTGAAAGAGGAATAGTAAAAACAGTAAAATCTTCTAAAAGAATTATTGATAAAAGAGATCCTATGATCTGGGATATTTTAGAAAATGTTTTAAAGGGTCATCCTATATTATTAAATAGAGCTCCTACGTTACATAGATTAGGTATTCAAGCATTTCAACCAAAATTAATAGAAGGAAAAGCAATTCAATTACATCCTTTAGTTTGCGCTGCTTTTAATGCAGATTTTGATGGGGATCAAATGGCCGTTCATTTGCCATTATCTCATGGAGCTATATTAGAAGCTCAAATTTTGATGTTGGCTTCTCAAAATATATTGAATCCTGCTAATGGATCTCCTATCACAGTTCCTTCTCAAGATATGGTTTTAGGATTATATTATATGACTAAACCTTTACTTTCAAATTTAACAAAAAAAGTAAAAGGAGAGGGGATTATTTTTTATTCTCCAGAAGAAGTGGAAATTGCATACAATCAAGGTGTAGTAGATTTACATGCTTTGATAAAAGTTAAAGTTAATCTTCGTGAAAAAGAAAAATTTGTTTCTAAAATAATAGAAACTACTGTAGGTAGAGTATTATTTAATCAAGTTGTCCCTAAAAAAGTAGGATTTATTAATGAATCTCTTACTAAAAAATCTCTAAGAGAAATTATAGGTAAAATATTACATATAACAGATGTTCCTACTACTGCTAATTTTCTGGATAATATTAAAGAATTAGGTTTTTATAATGCATTTAAAGGAGGTTTATCTTTTGGGCTAGGAGATATTATTATTCCTGACAATAAAAAAAAGATGGTTAATTATGCGATTAAACAAGTAGATAACGTAAAAATGAATTATAATATGGGATTGATCACGAATAATGAACGTTATAATCAAGTAATTGATATATGGACAAACACTAATGCTATGCTTACAGAAAAAGTCATGAAATATATGAGAGAAGATAGACAAGGATTTAATCCTGTATATATGATGTTAGATTCTGGAGCAAGAGGTTCTAAAGAGCAAATACGTCAGCTTTCAGGTATGCGTGGGTTAATGGCTAAACCTCAAAAAGCAGGATCTTCTGGAGGTGAGATTATTGAAAATCCTATTTTATCCAATTTTAGAGAAGGACTTTCTATTTTAGAATATTTTATATCTACTCATGGAGCTAGAAAAGGGTTAGCGGATACTGCATTAAAAACTGCAGATGCCGGATATCTTACAAGACGTTTGGTAGATGCAGCACAAGATGTTATTATTAAAATGGAAGATTGTAAAACTTTACGAGGATTGGAAATCTCTGCATTGAAAAAAAATGAAGAAATAGTGGAAACTTTATTTGATAGAATTTTGGGACGTATATCTTTAAATGATATTTTTTATAAAGAAAATCAATTGATAGTTTCTTCAGGAGAGATGATTGATGAAAAAATAGCGGAAATTATTGATAAATCTGAAATTGAAACAGTAGAAGTAAGATCACCTTTGACTTGTGAAGCAAGAATGGGGATTTGTTCTAAATGTTACGGTCGTAATTTATCTACAGGAGAAATAGTTCAAAAAGGAGAAGCTGTTGGGGTTATTGCAGCTCAATCTATTGGGGAGCCAGGAACTCAATTAACTTTACGTACTTTTCATGTTGGAGGAACAGCTGGAAACATTACAGAATCTTCACAAATAAAAGCGAAATATGATGGAATTGTAGAATTTGAAGATTTAAAGTTAGTAAAAACGAAACAAGATTCTGATCAAATAGGAATAGTAGTTTCTAGATCTACAGAAATGAAACTTTTCAACTTGAAAAAATCATCTGTTTTAATGGTCAATAATATTCCTTATGGCGCTTATTTATATGTCAAACATGGAGATCAATTAAAATCTGGAGATTTGATTTGCAAATGGGATCTGTATAATGCAGTTATTGTTGCAGAATTTGCTGGTGTGATATCTTATCAACATTTAGAACAAGGTGTTACTTTTCAAGTAGAAATAGATGAACAAACTGGATTTCAAGAAAAAGTAATAACGGAAGTTAGAAATAAAAATTTGATACCAACATTAAAAATTCTTGATGAAAAGAATGAAGAATTAAAAGTATATAATTTACCAGTAGGAGCTCATTTAATGGTAGAAGATGAAGAGAAAATAGATATAGGAAAAATATTAGTTAAAGTTCCAAGAAGAACAGCTAAGTCTGGAGATATTACAGGAGGATTACCTCGTTTATCTGAATTGTTTGAAGCTAGGAATCCATCTAATCCAGCAGTAGTATCAGAAATGGATGGAATAGTTAGTCATGGAAAAATAAAAAGAGGAAATAGAGAAATTATTGTAGAATCTAAGACTGGAGAAGTTAGAAAATATCTTGTAAAATTATCCAATCAAATTCTTGTACAAGAAAATGATTATGTAAAAGCAGGGATGCCTTTATCAGATGGAGCTGTTACTCCTAATGATATTCTGAATATAAGGGGACCTAGGGCCGTGCAAGAATATTTAATAAAAGAAATACAAGAGGTGTATCGTTTACAAGGTGTAAAAATTAATGATAAGCATTTTGAAGTTATCGTTTTACAAATGATGAGAAAGGTAGAAGTTATAGATGTAGGAGATACTAAATTTTTGGAAGGAAGTATAGAATATAAAGATGACTTTATAGAAGAAAATGATAAAATTTCTCAAATGAGAGTAGTTGAAAATTACGGAGATTCTGAAATATTTAAAAATGGAGATATTATTAGTTACAGAGATCTTAGAAATGAAAATGCAGTTTTAAAATATAAAAATAAAAAATTAATAAAAACCAGAAATGCAATTCCTGCTACAGCAAGGCCTATATTACAAGGAATAACAAGAGCAGCGTTACAAACTAAATCTTTTATATCTGCTGCTTCATTTCAAGAAACAACAAAGGTTCTAAGTGAAGCAGCTATAAGTAGCAAAGTTGATTATTTACACGGATTAAAGGAAAATGTAATCGTAGGACACAAAATTCCTGCAGGAACCGGATTAAGAGAGTATGAAAACATTTATCCAGAAATATTGGAATAA